From the genome of Pantoea alfalfae, one region includes:
- the fliL gene encoding flagellar basal body-associated protein FliL, producing MSDNAKAKGSKRKILIPVLIILTLAACSVAGYAVWRMMNKHEGDKPEVAKVEPPPAPVFFALDTFTVNLVNPDNDPDRVLYVGFTLRLADEESRSRMNDYLPEVRSRLLLLLSRQSAAALATEQGKQALVEQIKQALTPPLVKGQPPQAVNDVLFTAFILR from the coding sequence ATGTCTGATAACGCGAAAGCAAAAGGCAGCAAACGTAAAATCTTAATACCAGTGTTGATCATTCTGACGCTGGCCGCTTGCAGCGTGGCAGGCTATGCAGTCTGGCGAATGATGAATAAACACGAGGGCGATAAGCCTGAGGTGGCGAAAGTTGAACCGCCTCCCGCTCCGGTCTTTTTTGCACTTGATACATTTACGGTTAACCTGGTCAATCCCGACAACGATCCTGACCGCGTGCTTTACGTAGGCTTTACCCTGCGTCTGGCCGATGAAGAGTCCCGGAGTCGGATGAATGACTATCTGCCTGAGGTGCGCAGCCGTCTGCTGCTGCTGCTCTCGCGTCAGAGTGCTGCGGCGCTGGCGACGGAGCAAGGAAAACAGGCGCTTGTTGAACAAATCAAACAGGCGCTGACACCTCCGCTGGTAAAAGGTCAACCTCCGCAGGCCGTAAACGACGTGCTGTTTACTGCCTTCATTTTGAGGTGA
- a CDS encoding flagellar hook-length control protein FliK, translating to MITLPHIGIKAAAKTDAEPSGATDLVAGADALPQDFLTTLGNQLAGLAKQPGKAAQSADVKAETADDARPKAPLNALMAALDNPAELTALFKPENIKGGSKSADDKDKPEAAPLSASDMQNVQALFAMLPGAVTPTATPSTPVSSEAGELIAQTDTGRKSQTALTQLLNSAQQGHAPDSPAPGKDEKQDAKGAALNSPAVNSSASQSQPAAQSATSSGLTLDSSFQQALSNMVKQDDQSAIKASTSDNAISATPFASASSLPAPVTASATSSTPSTPMLNSQLGSDEWQQALSQQIVMFSRNGQQNAELRLHPEDLGAIQISLKLDNDQAQISLVSSHSHVRSALEAAIPQLRSALAESGINLGESQVSSDSSAQGQQFQQQQEARRDGQHGRFSLTQDSDTDITPIAVPAALQARVNGNSAVDTFA from the coding sequence ATGATTACGCTGCCACACATTGGCATAAAAGCGGCGGCTAAAACCGACGCGGAACCATCCGGCGCGACGGACCTGGTAGCAGGGGCTGATGCCCTGCCACAGGACTTTCTGACCACGCTGGGAAACCAGCTGGCAGGCCTGGCGAAACAACCGGGAAAAGCGGCGCAATCCGCTGACGTCAAAGCAGAAACTGCCGATGACGCCCGCCCGAAGGCGCCGCTGAATGCGCTGATGGCGGCGCTGGATAATCCTGCTGAACTGACCGCTCTGTTTAAGCCGGAAAATATTAAAGGTGGGTCAAAATCAGCCGATGATAAAGACAAGCCGGAGGCCGCACCTTTAAGCGCCAGTGACATGCAAAATGTGCAGGCACTGTTTGCCATGTTACCGGGTGCGGTAACGCCGACAGCGACGCCTTCGACGCCGGTCAGCAGTGAAGCCGGTGAGCTGATTGCCCAGACCGACACCGGCCGGAAAAGTCAGACCGCGCTGACGCAACTGCTGAACAGCGCGCAGCAGGGCCACGCACCGGATAGCCCTGCGCCGGGTAAAGATGAGAAGCAGGATGCTAAAGGTGCCGCACTGAATTCACCTGCGGTGAACAGCTCCGCCAGTCAGAGTCAGCCCGCCGCGCAAAGTGCGACCAGCAGCGGCCTGACGCTCGACAGCAGCTTCCAGCAGGCGCTAAGCAATATGGTGAAGCAGGATGATCAGAGTGCGATCAAAGCCAGCACCAGCGACAACGCGATCAGCGCCACGCCGTTCGCCAGTGCCAGCAGCCTGCCCGCGCCAGTGACCGCCTCTGCGACCAGCAGCACCCCGTCCACCCCGATGCTGAATTCACAGCTGGGCAGCGACGAGTGGCAGCAGGCGCTGAGTCAGCAGATCGTGATGTTCAGCCGCAACGGCCAGCAGAACGCGGAGTTGCGTTTACATCCGGAAGACCTTGGCGCTATCCAGATCAGCCTGAAACTGGACAACGACCAGGCACAAATTAGTCTGGTTTCCAGCCATAGCCACGTCAGATCGGCACTGGAAGCCGCGATACCGCAGCTGCGCAGCGCGCTGGCAGAGAGCGGTATCAACCTGGGCGAGAGTCAGGTGAGCAGTGACAGTTCCGCGCAGGGCCAGCAATTCCAGCAACAACAGGAGGCGCGCCGCGATGGACAGCATGGCCGCTTCTCTCTCACCCAAGACAGTGACACCGACATTACGCCGATCGCCGTTCCCGCCGCCCTTCAGGCTCGCGTTAACGGCAACAGCGCCGTCGACACTTTCGCCTGA
- the fliJ gene encoding flagellar export protein FliJ → MKTANAIDTLRDLAEQDLERAAIYLGDMRRGQHAANEQLTMLLDYQDEYRNKLNDDMSSGIASTRWTNYHQFIQTLEKAIEQHRNQLNNWNQRLEQALINWRDKQQRLNAYQTLITRAAENALRQENRLDQKRMDEFAQRAASRRGE, encoded by the coding sequence ATGAAAACTGCAAATGCCATTGATACGCTGCGCGACTTAGCGGAGCAGGATCTCGAACGTGCCGCCATCTATTTAGGCGATATGCGCCGCGGCCAGCACGCCGCTAACGAGCAGCTGACGATGCTGCTCGATTATCAGGACGAGTATCGCAACAAGCTCAACGATGACATGTCATCCGGCATCGCCAGCACCCGCTGGACGAACTATCACCAGTTTATTCAGACGCTGGAAAAAGCGATTGAGCAGCATCGCAACCAGCTTAATAACTGGAATCAGCGGCTGGAGCAGGCGCTGATTAACTGGCGCGACAAACAGCAGCGGCTGAACGCCTATCAAACCCTGATAACGCGGGCAGCGGAAAATGCATTACGACAGGAAAACCGTCTCGATCAGAAACGGATGGATGAATTTGCCCAACGGGCCGCATCGAGGAGAGGCGAATGA
- the fliI gene encoding flagellar protein export ATPase FliI, translating to MTTRLNRWLGSLDAFEKRIAQVQPVRRYGRLTRATGLVLEATGLQLPLGATCIIERNDGKTISEIESEVVGFNGQKLLMMPLEEVDGILPGARVYARQNGDNPQAGKQLMLGPELLGRVLDGSGRPLDGLPSPDTGYRAPLITPPFNPLQRTPITDVLDTGVRAINALLTVGRGQRMGLFAGSGVGKSVLLGMMARYTKADVIVVGLIGERGREVKDFIENILGAEGRARSVVIAAPADVSPLLRMQGAAYATRIAEDFRDRGKHVLLIMDSLTRYAMAQREIALAIGEPPATKGYPPSVFAKLPALVERAGNGIDGGGSITAFYTVLTEGDDQQDPIADSARAILDGHIVLSRRLGEAGHYPAIDIEASISRAMTSLIDENHYAQVRQFKQLLSSFQRNRDLVSVGAYAAGSDPMLDKAIRLYPQMEAFLQQGIFERSDYDDASLHLHALFGSSQ from the coding sequence ATGACTACCCGTCTGAACCGCTGGCTGGGCTCACTCGACGCCTTTGAAAAACGCATCGCCCAGGTGCAGCCGGTGCGCCGTTATGGCCGCCTGACCCGCGCGACCGGCCTGGTGCTGGAAGCGACGGGTTTACAGCTGCCGCTGGGTGCGACCTGCATCATCGAACGCAACGATGGCAAAACCATCAGCGAAATCGAAAGTGAAGTGGTGGGATTCAACGGTCAGAAACTGCTGATGATGCCACTGGAAGAAGTGGACGGTATTTTACCGGGTGCGCGGGTCTATGCGCGTCAGAATGGCGATAACCCGCAGGCGGGCAAACAGCTGATGCTGGGGCCGGAACTGCTGGGCCGCGTGCTCGACGGTAGCGGCCGACCGCTGGACGGTCTGCCGTCGCCGGATACCGGCTATCGCGCACCGCTGATCACCCCGCCGTTTAACCCGCTGCAGCGTACGCCGATTACTGATGTGCTGGATACCGGCGTACGTGCCATTAATGCCCTTCTGACGGTCGGTCGCGGGCAGCGTATGGGACTGTTTGCCGGTTCAGGCGTGGGGAAAAGCGTGCTGCTCGGCATGATGGCGCGCTACACCAAAGCGGACGTTATCGTAGTCGGTCTGATTGGCGAACGTGGCCGCGAAGTTAAAGATTTTATCGAAAACATTCTGGGTGCTGAAGGCCGCGCCCGTTCGGTGGTAATTGCTGCCCCGGCGGATGTTTCGCCACTGCTGCGTATGCAGGGTGCCGCTTACGCCACCCGTATCGCTGAAGATTTTCGCGATCGCGGCAAGCATGTGCTGCTGATTATGGATTCCCTGACCCGCTACGCCATGGCGCAGCGTGAAATCGCCCTGGCGATTGGTGAGCCACCGGCAACCAAAGGCTACCCGCCTTCTGTATTCGCCAAACTGCCTGCGCTGGTTGAACGCGCCGGTAACGGCATCGACGGCGGCGGTTCGATCACCGCCTTCTATACCGTCCTGACCGAAGGCGACGATCAGCAGGATCCGATCGCGGACTCCGCGCGCGCCATCCTTGACGGCCATATCGTGCTGTCGCGCCGGCTTGGCGAAGCGGGTCACTATCCGGCGATTGATATCGAAGCCTCAATCAGCCGTGCGATGACCTCACTGATCGATGAGAACCACTATGCGCAGGTGCGCCAGTTCAAGCAGTTGCTCTCCAGCTTCCAGCGTAACCGCGATCTGGTCAGCGTCGGGGCCTATGCCGCCGGCAGCGATCCGATGCTCGATAAAGCCATCAGGCTCTATCCGCAGATGGAAGCCTTCCTGCAACAGGGCATCTTTGAGCGCAGCGATTATGACGACGCCAGCCTGCATCTGCATGCGCTGTTTGGCTCGTCACAATAA
- the fliH gene encoding flagellar assembly protein FliH, translating into MSDAFSARPWQLWQPTDLGRFDEPEPELQPEIYEAEDGVDEQQQQLERLQQQMRKEAQGQGYNEGYQQGMTEGQKAGYDAGFQQGLADARQQQAPLQARMQQLVTEFQNTLESLDSVIAARLMQLALEAARSVIGQATTVDGTALLRQIQGLLQQEPMFSGKPQLRVHPDDLQRIEQTLGPTLDLHGWRLIADSTLHPGGCKLSAEDGDLDASVATRWQELCRLAAPGEI; encoded by the coding sequence ATGTCTGATGCATTTTCTGCCCGCCCCTGGCAGCTGTGGCAGCCCACCGATTTAGGTCGTTTTGACGAGCCTGAACCGGAGCTGCAGCCAGAAATTTACGAAGCTGAAGACGGCGTGGATGAGCAGCAACAGCAGCTCGAACGTCTGCAGCAGCAGATGCGCAAAGAGGCGCAGGGCCAGGGCTACAACGAAGGCTATCAGCAGGGTATGACTGAAGGTCAGAAAGCAGGCTACGACGCCGGTTTTCAGCAGGGACTGGCCGATGCCCGGCAGCAGCAGGCACCGCTTCAGGCGCGGATGCAGCAACTGGTGACGGAGTTCCAGAACACGCTGGAGTCACTGGACAGCGTGATTGCTGCCCGTCTGATGCAGCTGGCGCTGGAAGCGGCTCGCTCGGTTATTGGCCAGGCCACCACGGTAGATGGTACCGCCCTGCTGCGCCAGATTCAGGGTCTGCTGCAGCAGGAACCGATGTTCAGCGGCAAACCACAGCTGCGTGTTCACCCGGACGACTTACAGCGTATTGAGCAGACTTTAGGTCCGACGCTGGATCTGCATGGCTGGCGGCTGATCGCAGACAGCACCCTGCACCCTGGCGGCTGCAAACTCAGCGCTGAAGATGGCGATCTGGATGCCAGCGTCGCAACGCGCTGGCAGGAACTCTGCCGTCTCGCTGCGCCAGGAGAAATCTGA
- the fliG gene encoding flagellar motor switch protein FliG has protein sequence MSLTGTEKSAILMMTIGEERAAEVFKHLNQREVQHLSAAMANMRQVSHKQLTEILREFETDAEQFAALSLNSNEYLRSVLTRALGEERASSLLEDILETRETTSGMETLNFMEPQAAADLIRDEHPQIIATILVHLKRGQAADIVALFDERLRHDVMLRIATFGGVQPAALAELTEVLNGLLDGTNLKRAKMGGVRTAAEIINLMKTQQEEAVIEAVRDFDGELAQKIIDEMFLFENLVEVDDRSIQRLLQEVESEQLLVALKGSEQPLREKFLKNMSARAADILRDDLANRGPVRMSAVENEQKAILLVVRRLAESGEMVIGGGEETYV, from the coding sequence ATGAGTCTGACCGGAACCGAAAAAAGCGCCATCCTGATGATGACCATCGGCGAAGAGCGCGCTGCGGAAGTTTTCAAACACCTGAACCAGCGCGAAGTACAACACCTGAGCGCGGCGATGGCCAATATGCGTCAGGTGTCACACAAGCAGCTGACTGAAATACTGCGTGAGTTCGAAACCGATGCTGAGCAGTTTGCTGCATTGAGCCTGAACTCCAACGAATACCTGCGTTCAGTGCTCACCCGTGCGCTGGGCGAAGAGCGCGCCTCCAGCCTGCTGGAGGACATTCTCGAAACGCGCGAAACCACCAGCGGGATGGAAACGCTCAACTTTATGGAGCCGCAGGCTGCCGCCGACCTTATCCGCGACGAGCATCCACAGATCATCGCCACCATCCTGGTCCACCTCAAGCGTGGTCAGGCCGCCGATATTGTGGCGCTGTTCGACGAACGTCTGCGTCACGATGTCATGCTGCGTATCGCCACCTTTGGTGGTGTACAGCCAGCTGCGCTGGCCGAACTGACCGAAGTGCTGAATGGCCTGCTGGATGGCACCAACCTCAAGCGCGCGAAGATGGGCGGCGTGAGAACCGCAGCCGAGATCATCAACCTGATGAAAACGCAGCAGGAAGAGGCCGTTATCGAAGCGGTACGCGACTTCGATGGCGAACTGGCGCAGAAAATTATCGACGAGATGTTCCTGTTCGAAAACCTGGTGGAAGTGGACGACCGCAGCATCCAGCGTCTGTTGCAGGAAGTGGAGTCCGAACAGCTGCTGGTTGCACTGAAAGGTTCCGAGCAGCCACTGCGCGAGAAGTTCCTCAAAAACATGTCAGCCCGTGCGGCCGATATCCTGCGCGACGACCTGGCCAACCGGGGTCCGGTGCGTATGTCCGCTGTGGAGAACGAACAGAAAGCGATCCTGCTGGTGGTCCGTCGCCTGGCCGAATCGGGCGAGATGGTGATTGGTGGTGGCGAGGAAACTTATGTCTGA
- the fliF gene encoding flagellar basal-body MS-ring/collar protein FliF, whose product MNASTAATTEQEKKGFGDLLARLRANPRIPLIVAAAAVVAIVIAMVLWAKQPSYSVLYNNLTDEDGGAIVTQLTQMNIPYRFAENGGALMVPEANVHELRLRLAQQGLPKGGSVGFELLDKEKFGISQFSEQVNYQRALEGELARTIESLGPVKSARVHLAMPKPTLFVREQKAPSASVTLTLQPGRALDEGQIQAIAHMVSSSVAGLPPGNVTVVDQTGRLLTRSDNAGRDLNDAQLKYSSEVEARYQQRIEAILNPILGQGNVHAQVTAQINFDTSEQTDEKYQPNANPSNTAIRSRQTSTSDQSGSPYPGGVPGALSNQPAPANTAPVTTNNAANDQAANGQNNAANNANQTTSTAPASSGPTNSRRDDTVNYELDRSIRHTKVNVGDVQRLSVAVVVNFRADDKGKAVALNEQQLKQIEDLTREAMGYSQTRGDSVNVVNSQFNTTEAVTADLPFWQQQSFFDQLMNAGKWLLIALVAFILYRKLVRPHLVRKQAAEKAAAEAVAARAAAQQPEEEAFNVQLSKDELDQERKSNNRMSAEVMSQRIRDMSENDPRVVALVIREWMSKEL is encoded by the coding sequence ATGAATGCGAGCACAGCCGCCACAACAGAACAAGAAAAGAAAGGCTTCGGTGACCTGCTCGCTCGCCTGCGCGCAAATCCGCGTATTCCTTTAATCGTCGCGGCGGCTGCCGTGGTGGCGATCGTGATCGCGATGGTGCTGTGGGCCAAGCAGCCCAGCTATAGCGTCCTTTATAACAACCTCACTGATGAAGATGGCGGTGCCATCGTCACCCAGCTGACGCAGATGAACATCCCCTATCGCTTCGCCGAAAACGGTGGCGCACTGATGGTGCCGGAAGCGAACGTGCATGAGCTGCGTCTGCGTCTGGCTCAGCAGGGTCTGCCAAAAGGCGGATCGGTGGGCTTTGAGCTGCTGGATAAAGAGAAGTTCGGTATCAGCCAGTTCAGCGAGCAGGTTAACTACCAGCGCGCGCTGGAAGGCGAACTGGCCCGCACCATCGAATCACTGGGTCCGGTCAAAAGCGCCCGCGTTCATCTGGCGATGCCAAAACCCACCTTATTTGTGCGTGAGCAGAAAGCGCCATCCGCCTCTGTCACCTTAACCCTGCAGCCTGGCCGTGCGCTGGATGAAGGCCAGATTCAGGCCATCGCCCACATGGTTTCAAGCAGCGTCGCCGGTTTACCGCCGGGCAACGTCACCGTGGTCGATCAGACCGGTCGCCTGCTGACCCGTTCTGATAACGCCGGTCGCGATCTGAATGACGCGCAGCTGAAGTACTCTTCTGAAGTTGAAGCACGCTACCAGCAACGTATCGAAGCGATCCTGAATCCGATTCTTGGCCAGGGCAATGTGCATGCGCAGGTTACCGCACAGATTAACTTCGACACCAGCGAGCAAACCGACGAGAAATATCAGCCTAACGCTAACCCGTCGAACACGGCGATCCGTTCGCGTCAGACCAGCACCAGTGACCAGTCGGGCAGCCCTTATCCGGGTGGCGTGCCAGGCGCGCTCTCTAACCAGCCTGCGCCAGCCAACACCGCGCCGGTCACGACTAACAATGCAGCCAACGATCAGGCCGCGAATGGTCAGAACAACGCAGCGAATAACGCTAACCAGACCACCAGCACCGCACCGGCCAGCTCAGGACCGACTAATTCACGTCGTGATGACACGGTGAACTACGAACTGGATCGCTCCATTCGTCATACCAAAGTTAACGTCGGCGACGTACAGCGTCTGTCGGTTGCGGTCGTCGTGAACTTCCGTGCAGATGATAAAGGCAAAGCGGTTGCGCTGAACGAGCAGCAGTTGAAGCAGATTGAAGACCTGACCCGCGAAGCGATGGGTTACTCCCAGACGCGTGGCGACAGCGTCAACGTGGTGAACTCGCAGTTCAACACCACTGAAGCAGTGACCGCCGATCTGCCCTTCTGGCAACAGCAGTCCTTCTTTGATCAGCTGATGAACGCCGGTAAGTGGCTGTTGATTGCCCTGGTCGCCTTTATCCTCTACCGCAAACTGGTTCGTCCGCACCTGGTTCGTAAGCAGGCCGCCGAGAAAGCCGCTGCCGAAGCCGTTGCTGCCCGCGCCGCTGCACAACAGCCAGAAGAAGAAGCCTTTAATGTGCAGCTCAGCAAAGATGAGCTTGATCAGGAACGTAAGTCTAACAACCGCATGAGCGCAGAAGTGATGAGTCAACGCATCCGCGACATGTCAGAAAACGATCCGCGCGTTGTTGCGCTGGTGATTCGCGAATGGATGAGTAAAGAGCTATGA
- the fliE gene encoding flagellar hook-basal body complex protein FliE, giving the protein MSIQAIDGVLQQLQATSLQASNRSSEATNQIDFGATMKAALDKISETQTTARTQAQDFEMGKPGIALNDVMVDLQKSSISMQMGIQVRNKLVSAYSEIMNMQV; this is encoded by the coding sequence ATGTCCATTCAGGCAATTGACGGCGTACTGCAGCAGCTTCAGGCGACCTCGCTGCAGGCCAGTAACCGCAGCAGTGAAGCCACTAATCAGATCGATTTCGGCGCGACCATGAAAGCGGCGCTGGATAAGATTAGCGAAACGCAGACCACCGCCCGCACCCAGGCGCAGGATTTCGAGATGGGTAAACCTGGCATCGCACTGAATGATGTGATGGTCGATCTGCAGAAATCATCCATCTCCATGCAGATGGGGATTCAGGTCAGGAACAAGCTGGTGTCGGCGTACAGTGAAATTATGAATATGCAGGTTTAG
- a CDS encoding Arm DNA-binding domain-containing protein, with protein MSGYPTGVAPNKNHLRIWFMYEGQRRWEAIGVLDTPKNRKMAGELRSNIVYRIKTGTFDYRSEFPDSPLFKNEVSSSKSIAVREVADLWLKLKKPDWANSSYVTTERRVRVTLDIIGNGKDIRSVMQKDILNLRIELLNGSYFTGRKMNIEKKGRTAATVNSSMADLKAIFAFAHGNGYIEANPMTGIRPLKKSNKRPDPITREEYPRLIAACSTRQTANMWSLAILTGLRHGEICALAWEDVDLETKTLTVSRNLTPQGLFTPPKTEAGNRVICLIDAAVNILRDQRELTRMYPQTSFSFHTREYGERIEEQKTFVFNPGVNAVNGRSGAYYSTESLGQIWTGALRRAGLRHRKAYQSRHTFACWALSAGANPNYVASQMGHSDAQMVYRVYGAWMSENNTDQLSLINTKMSDLVLHTCSTKVAV; from the coding sequence ATGTCTGGATATCCGACAGGAGTGGCTCCCAACAAGAACCACCTTCGAATCTGGTTCATGTATGAGGGGCAAAGACGATGGGAGGCGATCGGAGTTCTCGACACACCCAAAAACAGGAAGATGGCTGGCGAGTTGCGTAGCAACATAGTCTATCGCATTAAGACAGGGACGTTTGATTACCGGAGTGAGTTTCCGGATTCACCACTTTTTAAGAACGAAGTTAGCTCGTCCAAGTCGATCGCTGTCAGAGAAGTTGCGGATTTGTGGCTGAAGCTCAAAAAACCTGACTGGGCAAACAGCTCTTATGTGACGACAGAACGTCGCGTCAGGGTAACGCTGGATATTATCGGTAATGGAAAGGACATCCGGTCAGTCATGCAGAAGGATATTCTCAATCTGCGCATCGAGCTTCTGAATGGCAGCTACTTTACCGGCAGGAAGATGAATATAGAAAAGAAAGGCAGGACGGCGGCTACGGTTAACTCCAGCATGGCTGACCTGAAAGCGATCTTCGCCTTTGCTCATGGTAATGGGTATATAGAAGCTAACCCGATGACCGGCATCAGGCCTCTGAAGAAGTCGAATAAGCGGCCGGACCCGATAACGCGTGAGGAGTATCCCCGCCTCATCGCAGCATGCTCTACACGACAGACAGCAAATATGTGGTCCCTTGCCATCCTGACGGGGTTACGCCATGGAGAGATATGTGCTCTCGCCTGGGAGGATGTTGACCTTGAGACGAAGACGCTGACAGTCAGCCGAAACCTTACGCCGCAGGGATTATTCACGCCGCCGAAGACAGAAGCCGGCAACCGTGTCATATGCCTGATAGATGCAGCCGTTAATATTCTGCGTGATCAAAGGGAGCTTACCCGAATGTACCCTCAGACCTCTTTCTCTTTTCATACCAGGGAGTATGGCGAGCGAATTGAGGAACAGAAGACATTCGTGTTTAATCCCGGCGTGAACGCAGTCAACGGGCGGTCAGGAGCCTACTACTCAACAGAGTCTCTCGGGCAGATATGGACCGGCGCATTGAGGCGTGCAGGCCTCCGTCACCGGAAAGCATATCAGTCACGTCATACTTTCGCATGCTGGGCTCTTTCAGCAGGCGCAAACCCGAACTACGTTGCATCGCAAATGGGTCACTCCGATGCGCAGATGGTGTACCGGGTTTATGGCGCCTGGATGTCAGAGAACAATACCGACCAGCTATCACTCATCAACACGAAAATGAGCGATCTTGTGCTACATACGTGCTCCACCAAAGTGGCAGTATGA
- the xisR gene encoding excisionase family protein, with the protein MENVVQLMPSKWVSESVLMTITGMKKNTIKTAREVSWMEGREYKHVSPDGAPRDNSMCFYDWKAIEKWIDNQPAAIARKKSA; encoded by the coding sequence ATGGAAAACGTTGTTCAGCTGATGCCGAGCAAGTGGGTATCTGAATCGGTTCTGATGACGATCACTGGCATGAAGAAAAATACCATCAAAACGGCTCGCGAAGTGTCATGGATGGAGGGTCGCGAATACAAGCACGTTTCTCCCGATGGCGCGCCGCGTGATAACAGCATGTGCTTTTATGACTGGAAGGCGATCGAGAAGTGGATTGATAACCAGCCGGCAGCGATTGCCAGGAAGAAATCTGCTTAA
- a CDS encoding class I SAM-dependent methyltransferase: protein MSEVSILDMCCGSRMFWMDKQDDRALFTDRREEQHVLCDGRMLQISPDIIADFRALPFANNTFAQVVFDPPHLERVGDNAWMKKKYGALDRKTWPDDIRAGFAEAFRVLRPHGTLVFKWNETQIPVGKVIVLTEHKPTIWQRTGKGDKTHWVLFLKPAS from the coding sequence ATGTCTGAAGTAAGCATATTGGATATGTGCTGCGGTTCGCGCATGTTCTGGATGGATAAGCAGGATGACCGGGCGTTGTTCACCGACCGCCGGGAAGAACAACATGTTTTATGCGATGGACGCATGCTGCAAATAAGTCCCGACATCATTGCCGACTTTCGTGCTCTTCCTTTCGCGAATAACACCTTTGCCCAGGTAGTGTTTGATCCGCCTCATCTGGAGCGCGTAGGCGACAATGCATGGATGAAAAAGAAGTATGGCGCTTTGGATAGAAAGACGTGGCCAGACGATATCCGCGCTGGGTTCGCTGAGGCATTCAGGGTATTGCGGCCACACGGCACTCTTGTCTTCAAATGGAACGAAACGCAGATTCCCGTAGGGAAGGTTATCGTCCTCACCGAACATAAGCCAACAATCTGGCAGCGTACTGGCAAAGGCGATAAGACGCACTGGGTTCTCTTCCTGAAGCCAGCATCATGA